A window of the Cicer arietinum cultivar CDC Frontier isolate Library 1 chromosome 6, Cicar.CDCFrontier_v2.0, whole genome shotgun sequence genome harbors these coding sequences:
- the LOC101508888 gene encoding uncharacterized protein — protein MEFNPLVREVCRLITLRSTWNPKFEGHLRHILRSLRPPLVCAVLRSQVDERIALSFFYWEGRQWRYRHDTIVYYTMLNILSKTKLCQGARRILRLLTRRGIECSPKAFGYVMVSYSRAGKLRTALKLLTLMQKAGVEPDLSICNTAIYVLVKGDKLEKALRFLERMQVAGIKPNIVTYNCLIKGYCDLHRIGDALELITEMPS, from the coding sequence atggaatttaacccattggTTAGAGAAGTTTGTAGGTTAATTACACTTAGGTCAACTTGGAACCCTAAATTTGAAGGACATCTAAGGCATATATTAAGGAGTCTTAGACCCCCACTCGTTTGTGCTGTTTTACGCTCTCAAGTTGATGAAAGGATTgctttgagttttttttactgGGAGGGTCGGCAATGGCGATATAGACACGACACTATTGTATATTATACAATGTTAAATATCCTTAGCAAGACTAAATTGTGTCAAGGTGCAAGGCGGATTCTTCGGCTTTTGACTCGCCGGGGAATCGAATGTTCGCCAAAGGCTTTTGGTTATGTGATGGTGTCTTATAGCCGTGCAGGGAAGTTGAGGACTGCATTGAAACTTTTGACCTTGATGCAGAAAGCTGGAGTTGAGCCTGATTTATCTATATGTAACACTGCTATCTATGTTTTGGTGAAGGGGGATAAATTGGAAAAGGCACTGAGATTCTTGGAACGAATGCAGGTGGCTGGAATCAAACCCAATATTGTCACTTATAACTGCTTGATCAAGGGTTACTGTGATTTACATCGGATTGGTGATGCGTTGGAGCTTATTACAGAAATGCCATCGTAG